The following proteins come from a genomic window of Musa acuminata AAA Group cultivar baxijiao chromosome BXJ1-7, Cavendish_Baxijiao_AAA, whole genome shotgun sequence:
- the LOC135679211 gene encoding DNA-binding protein BIN4-like, protein MSESREGSPDWLREFQPPSRTIVTLSSGSDSSSEKSPTKSTCLDLEEPGRHQRQQDTFQIDSGEDSVFIETKKPTNLETENDQILSQDALDVNEEGTAEQDIIRRKPAGPPVSSRLPLMLPDKVQRSKALVECDGDSIDLSGDVGSVGRIVISNGPTGNHEMMLDLKGTIYKTTIVPSRTFCVVSIGQSEAKIEAIMNDFIQLEPKSNVFESETMVEGTLDGFSFDSEEDIDRVAKTSAHIYDQKDENGDNTETKTKETMHKKAKTSARSAKKGTRKPQVSKRTKKSKK, encoded by the exons ATGAGCGAATCCCGCGAGGGATCCCCCGATTGGTTGCGGGAGTTCCAG CCACCAAGCAGGACCATTGTGACACTATCGTCTGGATCTGATTCATCATCAGAAAAAAGCCCAACCAAATCTACTTGTTTAGATTTAGAGGAACCAGGCAGACATCAGAGACAGCAGGATACCTTCCAAATTGATAGTGGTGAAGACAGTGTTTTTATTGAGACTAAGAAACCAACAAATTTAGAAACTGAAAATGATCAAATTCTAAGCCAag ATGCCTTGGATGTGAATGAGGAGGGTACAGCTGAGCAAGATATAATACGAAGGAAGCCTGCAGGACCTCCT GTTTCCTCTAGGTTACCTTTGATGTTACCAGACAAAGTCCAACGATCCAAG GCACTCGTTGAATGTGATGGAGACTCCATAGATCTAAGTGGAGATGTGGGTTCTGTTGGACGTATAGTAATTTCAAATGGTCCTACTGGGAACCATGAAATGATGTTAGACCTAAAAG GGACCATATACAAAACAACAATAGTTCCTTCAAGAACATTTTGTGTT GTTAGCATAGGACAATCAGAAGCAAAG ATAGAGGCAATTATGAATGATTTCATACAATTGGAGCCCAAGTCAAATGTGTTTGAATCTGAAACAATGGTTGAAG GAACTCTGGATGGTTTTTCATTTGATTCAGAAGAAGATATAGACAGGGTAGCAAAGACTTCTGCCCATATATATGATCAGAAGGATGAAAATGGAGATAATACAGAAACAAAGACCAAG GAAACAATGCATAAGAAGGCAAAAACTAGCGCCAGATCTGCAAAGAAAGGAACTAGAAAACCCCAAGTTTCAAAGAGAACAAAGAAGTCGAAGAAATAG